The following proteins come from a genomic window of Diprion similis isolate iyDipSimi1 chromosome 8, iyDipSimi1.1, whole genome shotgun sequence:
- the LOC124410091 gene encoding protein unc-79 homolog isoform X10, with protein sequence MGTKFAAYTLKLSSLHDYHQRLLHAIQPTPSGFDMTNTIKYFSQTLLSLLKDVPDSPLEMIKSQEFDSQRMALYPNLDYKQLYNAVMQLMDVVPLVHIGLQSFGQAILQCLCCLLPFLEHDLVDNLPYLTASAISVLPVELHQEIVNYLCFYILPFTITRKIEDGTENYASQSVSAVIMTVFQYSNNPAHHCQLLECLMALKPGVVKDILCVIAYGTAPARASAAKLLFYYWPTFNANLFDRRAVLMKFTNDLTPFVCQRDMCPNAGNAEAGKVCYDHYISITFATDSPPPLYLCIECANEIHREHPNQMFYDILHPMQQVSMVCENKNCRATDKAAISVCFSTECASYNGNHPIRYCQQCHNIRHNNRRGGDHVFHTALPHISHMDSQMQTYMVQAIVSLLKEAEPLSMDSNKDSLEINTNKGGTGFSGTGIGQGGQGADPASLEERQLLGRYGVWLLVGLCTPNQDTPVQILGRLLSMLFHWFHVTAYSFDGTKKSLMHLIFSVGQAESTLEKLKTDYVCGWLSEIAKTHYEVFISCLLPHPTDYVRVGGHWETLASRTSHLKDGLNRLFCLVPYEVITPEIWDYVMPHWMEAMVNDVPEKELNELKIILCKILDPDMSPLGFDAKKMYNFVAKRFVNTTAKVQEQALNWLQILTMLEIMIPLTQLFSMFGDGVEVMKATIQSDADKSAESSKPCNVTYNRSTISPVVEDDSGNTTPLSDDIIPTPRHMEFTTDTELNLSCCILMLDVLLKQMELQDIDKHTGINTWVCRDACGLMKSMVAATWSGSHSCLTDNECTYCESRVIWHQLCLQLVTYMAPENPAHPPDAVIDETAEDHGRKSPPESDKKSDSKPDVVINMPVPELHSVGGVLVHMPHVCSFFEQIMTATVETVSEQLDLTAIIPAERVMSAVARAVTLSETDVATATVSIAKPQIVGENDQPVMTSPDNELDDFWHTSIGKFRFTIEDLPEQLQYIHKLLKELIGIDKPDILYYMLQCLYIMVLHGDAFNTAVKDHQGFFIWCQENLLIKNLWELCNAEHSHIAQVSVPLLLHCITLPCGADTFWHLIQEEFHSGDWRVRFVAVERVTLIARFMDSTPLRGNPSLQAALTNAFCYLITSMDDNNVHVAQRATLYLGTIHDTAIRI encoded by the exons ATGGGGACAAAATTTGCTGCAT ACACATTAAAGCTTTCGAGTCTTCATGATTACCATCAAAGACTCCTACACGCGATTCAGCCAACTCCCTCAGGATTCGACATGACTAATACTATAAAATACTTTTCTCAAACATTGCTTT CTCTTCTCAAAGACGTTCCTGATTCGCCCTTAGAAATGATAAAATCACAAGAGTTTGATTCACAGAGAATGGCACTGTATCCAAACTTGGATTATAAACAGCTTTACAATGCAGTGATGCAGCTTATGGATGTTGTTCCTCTGGTGCACATTGGTCTTCAAT CATTCGGCCAGGCAATACTGCAATGCTTGTGTTGTTTATTGCCCTTTTTGGAACATGACCTTGTAGACAACTTGCCATATCTAACAGCAAGTGCTATATCCGTTCTGCCAGTTGAACTGCATCAGGAGATTGTGAATTACCTCTGTTTCTATATTCTACCCTTCACAATTA CCCGCAAAATTGAAGACGGAACGGAAAACTATGCTAGTCAATCTGTCTCTGCTGTCATCATGACCGTGTTTCAGTACTCAAATAATCCCG CACATCATTGTCAGTTATTAGAATGTTTAATGGCATTGAAACCTGGAGTGGTAAAAGACATATTATGCGTAATCGCATACGGAACAGCTCCTGCCCGGGCATCTGCTGCAAAACTGTTATTCTATTACTGGCCAACCTTCAATGCAAATTTGTTTGATCGCCGTGCTGTATTGATGAAATTTACGA ATGACTTGACTCCATTTGTCTGCCAAAGAGATATGTGCCCAAATGCTGGTAATGCTGAAGCTGGAAAAGTTTGCTATGATCATTACATTTCAATTACATTTGCAACTGATTCACCACCTCCACTGTACTTGTGCATAGAGTGTGCCAATGAAATTCATCGTGAACATCCGAATCAAATGTTTTACGATATTCTTCATCCAATGCAACAAGTATCCATGGTTTGCGAGAATAAG aacTGTAGAGCAACTGATAAGGCAGCCATAAGCGTTTGCTTTTCTACAGAATGCGCAAGCTATAATGGAAATCATCCGATTCGTTACTGCCAACAATGTCATAATATTCGACATAACAACCGTCGAGGTGGTGATCATGTCTTCCATACTGCATTGCCGCATATATCACACATGGATTCACAGATGCAGACGTACATGGTCCAAGCTATAGTCAG CCTGCTTAAGGAGGCTGAACCGCTAAGTATGGATAGTAACaaagattcgttggaaattaATACTAATAAAGGAGGGACAGGGTTCTCAGGAACTGGAATTGGTCAAGGTGGTCAAGGAGCTGATCCCGCTAGTTTGGAGGAACGGCAACTGCTGGGTCGATATGGAGTTTGGCTACTTGTGGGACTCTGCACACCGAACCAGGATACACCCGTCCAAATTCTCGGCCGTTTATTGTCAATGCTATTTCATTGGTTTCATGTTACTGCTTACTCCTTTGATGGTACTAAAAAAAGTCTTATGCATCTTATCTTTTCTGTTG GCCAAGCTGAAAGCACTTTGGAAAAGTTAAAAACTGACTATGTTTGTGGGTGGTTGTCTGAAATTGCAAAGACACATTATGAAGTATTTATTTCTTGCCTTCTTCCTCATCCTACAGACTATGTGAGAGTCGGAGGACACTG GGAAACTTTGGCGTCTAGAACATCCCACTTGAAAGATGGTTTGAATAGATTATTTTGCCTCGTTCCTTATGAGGTGATCACGCCTGAAATTTGGGATTATGTAATGCCGCATTGGATGGAAGCCATGGTCAATGATGTGCCAGAAAAAGAACTCAAtgaactgaaaattatattatg caaaaTCCTAGACCCAGATATGAGCCCACTTGGTTTCGATGCTAAGAAGATGTATAACTTTGTGGCTAAAAGATTTGTCAATACAACAGCGAAAGTTCAAGAGCAAGCACTTAATTGGCTTCAAATTCTAACAATGCTTGAAATAATGATTCCACTTACCCAGTTATTCTCAATGTTTGGCGACGGTGTAGAAGTAATGAAAGCAACTATTCAGAGTGATGCAGATAAGTCTGCCGAGTCTTCAAAACCTTGCAATGTAACATACAATAGGAGCACAATAT ctCCGGTCGTTGAAGATGACTCAGGAAATACAACACCACTGTCTGATGATATAATACCGACACCACGGCACATGGAATTCACTACAGATACTGAATTAAATCTGTCATGCTGTATACTCATGTTAGATGTACTACTGAAACAG ATGGAACTTCAAGATATTGATAAACATACAGGGATTAATACTTGGGTATGTAGAGATGCTTGTGGTCTTATGAAATCTATGGTGGCTGCAACCTGGAGTGGAAGTCATTCTTGTTTAACGGACAATGAGTGTACTTACTGCGAATCGAGAGTTATTTGGCATCAGCTATGTTTACAATTAGTTACATACATGGCACCTGAAAATCCAGCCCATCCACCAGAT GCAGTTATTGATGAAACTGCAGAGGATCACGGGCGCAAAAGTCCACCGGAGTCAGATAAAAAATCTGACAGTAAGCCTGATGTTGTAATCAACATGCCAGTACCAGAACTGCACTCTGTGGGAGGTGTCCTTGTACATATGCCTCACGTATGTTCT TTCTTTGAACAGATTATGACAGCCACTGTAGAAACAGTCTCGGAGCAGCTTGATTTGACAGCTATTATTCCAGCTGAAAGAGTTATGTCAGCAGTAGCGAGAGCTGTTACACTTTCTGAAACAGATGTGG CTACTGCAACTGTCAGTATAGCAAAGCCACAGATTGTGGGGGAAAATGATCAACCAGTGATGACTAGCCCAGATAATGAGTTGGATGACTTTTGGCACACGTCAATTGGCAAGTTCAGATTCACAATAGAAGATTTGCCAGAACAGCTTCAGTACATCCATAAACTTTTGAAG GAATTAATAGGTATTGACAAGCCGgacatattatattacatgctACAATGTTTGTATATTATGGTCCTGCACGGAGATGCTTTCAACACCGCAGTCAAAGATCATCAAGGCTTTTTCATATGGTGTCAAGAAAATTTGCTTATTAAAAA TCTTTGGGAATTATGCAATGCGGAACATTCTCACATTGCTCAGGTATCAGTACCGCTGTTATTACATTGCATAACACTTCCCTGCGGAGCCGACACATTTTGGCACCTCATCCAGGAAGAATTTCATAGTGGCGATTGGCGTGTTAGATTCGTTGCTG TTGAGCGAGTAACTCTAATAGCCAGATTTATGGATTCAACGCCTCTACGAGGTAATCCAAGTTTACAAGCAGCCCTTACAAACGCTTTCTGCTATTTAATTACCAGCATGGATGATAATAATGTACATGTTGCTCAACGTGCAACATTATACCTGGGCACAATACATGACACTGCTATAAGG ATCTGA
- the LOC124410091 gene encoding protein unc-79 homolog isoform X11 — translation MGTKFAAYTLKLSSLHDYHQRLLHAIQPTPSGFDMTNTIKYFSQTLLSLLKDVPDSPLEMIKSQEFDSQRMALYPNLDYKQLYNAVMQLMDVVPLVHIGLQSFGQAILQCLCCLLPFLEHDLVDNLPYLTASAISVLPVELHQEIVNYLCFYILPFTITRKIEDGTENYASQSVSAVIMTVFQYSNNPAHHCQLLECLMALKPGVVKDILCVIAYGTAPARASAAKLLFYYWPTFNANLFDRRAVLMKFTNDLTPFVCQRDMCPNAGNAEAGKVCYDHYISITFATDSPPPLYLCIECANEIHREHPNQMFYDILHPMQQVSMVCENKNCRATDKAAISVCFSTECASYNGNHPIRYCQQCHNIRHNNRRGGDHVFHTALPHISHMDSQMQTYMVQAIVSLLKEAEPLSMDSNKDSLEINTNKGGTGFSGTGIGQGGQGADPASLEERQLLGRYGVWLLVGLCTPNQDTPVQILGRLLSMLFHWFHVTAYSFDGTKKSLMHLIFSVGQAESTLEKLKTDYVCGWLSEIAKTHYEVFISCLLPHPTDYVRVGGHWETLASRTSHLKDGLNRLFCLVPYEVITPEIWDYVMPHWMEAMVNDVPEKELNELKIILCKILDPDMSPLGFDAKKMYNFVAKRFVNTTAKVQEQALNWLQILTMLEIMIPLTQLFSMFGDGVEVMKATIQSDADKSAESSKPCNVTYNRSTISPVVEDDSGNTTPLSDDIIPTPRHMEFTTDTELNLSCCILMLDVLLKQMELQDIDKHTGINTWVCRDACGLMKSMVAATWSGSHSCLTDNECTYCESRVIWHQLCLQLVTYMAPENPAHPPDAVIDETAEDHGRKSPPESDKKSDSKPDVVINMPVPELHSVGGVLVHMPHVCSFFEQIMTATVETVSEQLDLTAIIPAERVMSAVARAVTLSETDVATATVSIAKPQIVGENDQPVMTSPDNELDDFWHTSIGKFRFTIEDLPEQLQYIHKLLKELIGIDKPDILYYMLQCLYIMVLHGDAFNTAVKDHQGFFIWCQENLLIKN, via the exons ATGGGGACAAAATTTGCTGCAT ACACATTAAAGCTTTCGAGTCTTCATGATTACCATCAAAGACTCCTACACGCGATTCAGCCAACTCCCTCAGGATTCGACATGACTAATACTATAAAATACTTTTCTCAAACATTGCTTT CTCTTCTCAAAGACGTTCCTGATTCGCCCTTAGAAATGATAAAATCACAAGAGTTTGATTCACAGAGAATGGCACTGTATCCAAACTTGGATTATAAACAGCTTTACAATGCAGTGATGCAGCTTATGGATGTTGTTCCTCTGGTGCACATTGGTCTTCAAT CATTCGGCCAGGCAATACTGCAATGCTTGTGTTGTTTATTGCCCTTTTTGGAACATGACCTTGTAGACAACTTGCCATATCTAACAGCAAGTGCTATATCCGTTCTGCCAGTTGAACTGCATCAGGAGATTGTGAATTACCTCTGTTTCTATATTCTACCCTTCACAATTA CCCGCAAAATTGAAGACGGAACGGAAAACTATGCTAGTCAATCTGTCTCTGCTGTCATCATGACCGTGTTTCAGTACTCAAATAATCCCG CACATCATTGTCAGTTATTAGAATGTTTAATGGCATTGAAACCTGGAGTGGTAAAAGACATATTATGCGTAATCGCATACGGAACAGCTCCTGCCCGGGCATCTGCTGCAAAACTGTTATTCTATTACTGGCCAACCTTCAATGCAAATTTGTTTGATCGCCGTGCTGTATTGATGAAATTTACGA ATGACTTGACTCCATTTGTCTGCCAAAGAGATATGTGCCCAAATGCTGGTAATGCTGAAGCTGGAAAAGTTTGCTATGATCATTACATTTCAATTACATTTGCAACTGATTCACCACCTCCACTGTACTTGTGCATAGAGTGTGCCAATGAAATTCATCGTGAACATCCGAATCAAATGTTTTACGATATTCTTCATCCAATGCAACAAGTATCCATGGTTTGCGAGAATAAG aacTGTAGAGCAACTGATAAGGCAGCCATAAGCGTTTGCTTTTCTACAGAATGCGCAAGCTATAATGGAAATCATCCGATTCGTTACTGCCAACAATGTCATAATATTCGACATAACAACCGTCGAGGTGGTGATCATGTCTTCCATACTGCATTGCCGCATATATCACACATGGATTCACAGATGCAGACGTACATGGTCCAAGCTATAGTCAG CCTGCTTAAGGAGGCTGAACCGCTAAGTATGGATAGTAACaaagattcgttggaaattaATACTAATAAAGGAGGGACAGGGTTCTCAGGAACTGGAATTGGTCAAGGTGGTCAAGGAGCTGATCCCGCTAGTTTGGAGGAACGGCAACTGCTGGGTCGATATGGAGTTTGGCTACTTGTGGGACTCTGCACACCGAACCAGGATACACCCGTCCAAATTCTCGGCCGTTTATTGTCAATGCTATTTCATTGGTTTCATGTTACTGCTTACTCCTTTGATGGTACTAAAAAAAGTCTTATGCATCTTATCTTTTCTGTTG GCCAAGCTGAAAGCACTTTGGAAAAGTTAAAAACTGACTATGTTTGTGGGTGGTTGTCTGAAATTGCAAAGACACATTATGAAGTATTTATTTCTTGCCTTCTTCCTCATCCTACAGACTATGTGAGAGTCGGAGGACACTG GGAAACTTTGGCGTCTAGAACATCCCACTTGAAAGATGGTTTGAATAGATTATTTTGCCTCGTTCCTTATGAGGTGATCACGCCTGAAATTTGGGATTATGTAATGCCGCATTGGATGGAAGCCATGGTCAATGATGTGCCAGAAAAAGAACTCAAtgaactgaaaattatattatg caaaaTCCTAGACCCAGATATGAGCCCACTTGGTTTCGATGCTAAGAAGATGTATAACTTTGTGGCTAAAAGATTTGTCAATACAACAGCGAAAGTTCAAGAGCAAGCACTTAATTGGCTTCAAATTCTAACAATGCTTGAAATAATGATTCCACTTACCCAGTTATTCTCAATGTTTGGCGACGGTGTAGAAGTAATGAAAGCAACTATTCAGAGTGATGCAGATAAGTCTGCCGAGTCTTCAAAACCTTGCAATGTAACATACAATAGGAGCACAATAT ctCCGGTCGTTGAAGATGACTCAGGAAATACAACACCACTGTCTGATGATATAATACCGACACCACGGCACATGGAATTCACTACAGATACTGAATTAAATCTGTCATGCTGTATACTCATGTTAGATGTACTACTGAAACAG ATGGAACTTCAAGATATTGATAAACATACAGGGATTAATACTTGGGTATGTAGAGATGCTTGTGGTCTTATGAAATCTATGGTGGCTGCAACCTGGAGTGGAAGTCATTCTTGTTTAACGGACAATGAGTGTACTTACTGCGAATCGAGAGTTATTTGGCATCAGCTATGTTTACAATTAGTTACATACATGGCACCTGAAAATCCAGCCCATCCACCAGAT GCAGTTATTGATGAAACTGCAGAGGATCACGGGCGCAAAAGTCCACCGGAGTCAGATAAAAAATCTGACAGTAAGCCTGATGTTGTAATCAACATGCCAGTACCAGAACTGCACTCTGTGGGAGGTGTCCTTGTACATATGCCTCACGTATGTTCT TTCTTTGAACAGATTATGACAGCCACTGTAGAAACAGTCTCGGAGCAGCTTGATTTGACAGCTATTATTCCAGCTGAAAGAGTTATGTCAGCAGTAGCGAGAGCTGTTACACTTTCTGAAACAGATGTGG CTACTGCAACTGTCAGTATAGCAAAGCCACAGATTGTGGGGGAAAATGATCAACCAGTGATGACTAGCCCAGATAATGAGTTGGATGACTTTTGGCACACGTCAATTGGCAAGTTCAGATTCACAATAGAAGATTTGCCAGAACAGCTTCAGTACATCCATAAACTTTTGAAG GAATTAATAGGTATTGACAAGCCGgacatattatattacatgctACAATGTTTGTATATTATGGTCCTGCACGGAGATGCTTTCAACACCGCAGTCAAAGATCATCAAGGCTTTTTCATATGGTGTCAAGAAAATTTGCTTATTAAAAA TTGA